A part of Candidatus Electrothrix aestuarii genomic DNA contains:
- a CDS encoding PAS domain S-box protein, translating into MLPTISPIITRIKIYSLIGVIAWSAVVLGTLYWNVTDSKRQAYELAKQSAVDNFKKDRATRLWSTSHGGIYVTPTEKTPPNPYLAHVPDRDVVTTTGKKLTLMNPAYMIREMMSDYSKLYGVKGKITGLIVLNPINTPDQWEINAIKSFAKGAEEAVEIQDIDGHPFLRLMRPMWMTKGCKKCHGHLGFKEGDLRGGVSIAVPMAPYLQVVKKKINILILLYSVIWISGLVGIYFIFSRSKIYAIEKNRSEESIRSLNLELEHRIDERTKELQEKEARLSAIVTSSPEAIITVNERREIESANPEVEKLFGYTKKELIGHNVNTLVPADHRGQHDQYIKKYLLTLKSELIGSGRQIMGQHKDGHNFPLYLAIRHTRLGKHHFFTGMMHDLTKEVEAERLLKQAKEQAEQANEAKTHFLANMSHELRTPLNAILGFTQMLQRDPYLNEAQQDALNIIGKSGQHLLLLINDVLDISKIEAGGTVALVQKSFDLQVLLQNVVDMFSVHAASKQLLFKVKKDNPLPRVISTDEGKLRQILINLLGNAFKFTEKGEVTLRVRSESQSEHSHQLHFAIEDTGMGIEEEHLENIFSPFVQTKEGAAKPAGTGLGLSISRQFIQLMGGSISAKSTPGQGSVFSFDISVVIAEDSEEQGNSSSDQRIIGLAPDQPPFRILVVEDIQESRTFLVNLLKNIGFHVKEAVHGKQGVELFHAWQPHLIWMDLRMPVMDGYEAIHQIKQTEAGKDTVIIALSAHVLKDEREKIFQLGCDGFLSKPYTEQDLFAMMAKHLGVRFQHEGDKNSSLASQTPQAFLDIPEDIKKKLLASAALLDQNACLAILDQMQSTDPTEIARLKAMIKNYNFEDVEKRLI; encoded by the coding sequence ATGCTGCCCACAATCTCCCCCATCATAACGCGAATAAAGATCTACTCACTGATTGGTGTCATTGCCTGGTCTGCGGTTGTCTTAGGCACCCTGTATTGGAACGTTACCGACTCAAAACGCCAAGCCTATGAGCTGGCCAAGCAATCAGCTGTTGATAATTTCAAGAAAGATCGGGCGACCCGTTTATGGAGCACCTCACATGGGGGAATCTATGTTACGCCAACAGAAAAAACCCCGCCCAACCCCTACCTTGCCCATGTTCCGGACCGGGATGTCGTGACCACGACCGGGAAAAAACTTACCCTCATGAATCCGGCCTACATGATTCGAGAAATGATGAGCGATTACTCAAAGCTCTATGGCGTTAAAGGGAAAATCACAGGACTTATTGTCTTAAACCCTATCAACACACCTGATCAATGGGAAATCAATGCCATCAAATCCTTTGCCAAAGGAGCGGAAGAAGCGGTTGAAATCCAAGATATTGACGGACACCCCTTTCTCCGTTTAATGCGTCCAATGTGGATGACCAAGGGCTGTAAGAAATGTCATGGCCATCTGGGATTTAAAGAAGGGGATTTACGGGGAGGAGTCAGTATCGCCGTTCCTATGGCTCCTTATCTCCAGGTTGTTAAGAAGAAAATCAATATCCTTATATTACTCTATAGTGTCATCTGGATTTCAGGGCTCGTAGGAATTTATTTTATCTTTTCTCGGAGCAAGATATACGCCATAGAAAAAAATCGTTCAGAGGAATCCATACGCTCGCTCAACCTTGAGTTGGAACATCGTATTGATGAACGAACAAAGGAACTCCAAGAAAAGGAAGCCCGTCTTTCTGCCATTGTGACCAGTTCTCCAGAGGCCATCATTACTGTTAATGAAAGGCGTGAGATTGAGTCAGCAAATCCTGAGGTCGAAAAACTCTTCGGCTATACAAAAAAGGAGCTCATAGGCCATAACGTAAATACGCTGGTTCCCGCAGACCATCGCGGTCAACATGACCAGTATATTAAAAAATATCTCCTTACCTTGAAATCAGAACTTATTGGTTCAGGCCGCCAAATCATGGGGCAACACAAGGATGGACATAACTTCCCTCTCTACTTGGCTATCCGGCATACGCGACTCGGGAAGCACCATTTCTTTACCGGCATGATGCATGATCTGACTAAGGAAGTAGAAGCGGAAAGACTTTTAAAACAGGCCAAGGAACAGGCGGAACAGGCCAATGAGGCAAAGACACATTTTCTGGCCAACATGAGCCATGAACTGAGAACACCGTTAAATGCCATTCTCGGATTTACCCAGATGCTGCAACGTGACCCTTACCTGAATGAAGCCCAGCAGGACGCACTCAATATCATCGGAAAAAGTGGTCAGCATCTTTTACTGCTTATTAATGATGTGCTGGATATCTCAAAAATTGAAGCGGGCGGGACAGTCGCATTAGTTCAAAAGAGCTTTGATCTTCAGGTGCTGCTCCAGAATGTTGTTGATATGTTTTCTGTTCATGCTGCAAGCAAGCAATTGCTTTTCAAGGTCAAAAAAGACAACCCACTCCCAAGGGTTATTTCAACAGATGAGGGCAAGCTGCGCCAAATCCTGATTAATCTCCTGGGTAATGCATTCAAGTTTACAGAAAAAGGAGAGGTCACGCTCAGGGTCCGTTCCGAGTCACAATCAGAGCACAGTCATCAACTTCATTTTGCCATTGAAGATACCGGCATGGGCATTGAAGAAGAACATCTGGAGAATATTTTTTCTCCTTTTGTCCAAACTAAGGAAGGCGCAGCAAAACCAGCCGGTACAGGCCTGGGACTTTCCATTAGCCGCCAGTTTATTCAGCTGATGGGAGGGAGTATCAGCGCCAAGAGTACGCCTGGGCAGGGATCAGTTTTTTCTTTTGATATAAGCGTTGTTATTGCGGAAGATTCTGAAGAGCAAGGCAACTCTTCCTCCGACCAACGTATTATCGGCCTTGCACCGGATCAGCCTCCCTTCCGTATTCTGGTTGTGGAGGATATCCAGGAGAGTCGGACCTTCCTGGTAAATCTTTTGAAAAATATCGGTTTTCACGTGAAGGAGGCTGTTCATGGCAAACAAGGAGTTGAACTCTTTCATGCCTGGCAACCGCATCTTATTTGGATGGACTTACGCATGCCAGTGATGGATGGATACGAGGCTATTCACCAGATCAAGCAAACAGAGGCAGGCAAGGACACCGTCATCATAGCGCTCAGTGCCCATGTTTTAAAAGATGAGCGGGAAAAAATCTTTCAGCTCGGCTGTGATGGTTTCCTGAGTAAGCCCTATACTGAACAGGATCTTTTCGCCATGATGGCAAAACATCTGGGGGTCCGTTTCCAGCATGAGGGAGACAAAAATTCCTCTCTTGCTTCCCAGACTCCACAAGCCTTTCTGGACATACCAGAAGATATAAAAAAGAAGCTCCTCGCCTCTGCTGCTCTGCTGGATCAAAATGCCTGTTTAGCAATTCTTGATCAAATGCAAAGCACAGACCCAACAGAAATTGCCCGGCTGAAGGCTATGATAAAAAACTATAATTTTGAGGACGTTGAAAAAAGACTGATCTAG